In 'Nostoc azollae' 0708, the following are encoded in one genomic region:
- a CDS encoding winged helix-turn-helix domain-containing protein produces the protein MLSQLISKLESPQRFSSYRQIVEWLEQEWHVQVKYKTVYSLVPYKLGAKLKVPRPISSSQDEQAINL, from the coding sequence ATGCTATCACAACTAATATCAAAGTTAGAATCCCCCCAAAGGTTTAGCAGTTATAGGCAAATTGTGGAATGGCTAGAGCAAGAATGGCACGTCCAAGTCAAATACAAGACAGTTTACAGTTTAGTGCCCTACAAACTAGGGGCAAAGTTGAAAGTACCTCGACCCATCAGCTCATCACAAGATGAGCAAGCTATAAACCTTTAA